In one window of Solanum pennellii chromosome 2, SPENNV200 DNA:
- the LOC107010125 gene encoding GDSL esterase/lipase At5g33370-like: MVKLGNIFLRYSVEIFLLHVINWSSNNYKLMVMADVPAIFVFGDSTVDVGTNNYLAGSLATANNRYYGIDYPHHVATGRFSNGYNPADFIARHLGDYTESPPAFLALVQKQSTFKSGILRGVNFASAGSGILDDTGNKGFHNVTSLTRQIEQFQTVCENITQILGDVKGSKLIANAFYFLSVGSNDFFDQFRFNYNISTPELVADLSDTFTIHLQNLYNLGARKFGICGIPRIGCLPGIRAATPGGACNETLNGYAQIFFNTTLSLLQDFSSANPGMNFSLGNYFLMTTGVIDNPVASGFVEVEAACCGTGPYRGGFKCTENSDLCKKRDEYLFWDWFHPTQKASEMAALSLLYATGQEFVTPINFTTLANIQH; encoded by the exons ATGGTGAAGCTGGGAAATATTTTCTTACGTTACAGCGTTGAAATTTTCTTGTTACATGTTATTAATTGGTCatcaaataattataagttGATGGTCATGGCAGATGTACCAGCTATTTTTGTATTTGGCGATTCAACGGTAGATGTTGGAACTAATAATTATTTAGCTGGAAGTCTCGCTACTGCTAACAATCGTTACTATGGAATTGATTATCCACACCACGTTGCTACAGGAAGGTTTAGCAATGGCTATAACCCTGCAGATTTCATCG CGAGGCATTTGGGTGATTATACAGAAAGCCCGCCAGCGTTTTTGGCCTTAGTTCAGAAACAGTCAACATTCAAGAGTGGAATACTTCGTGGTGTCAACTTTGCATCAGCAGGATCTGGCATTCTTGATGATACTGGAAATAAAGGATTT CACAATGTTACATCACTTACTCGACAAATAGAACAATTCCAAACAGTATGTGAGAACATTACACAAATATTGGGAGATGTGAAAGGTTCAAAGCTGATTGCAAATGCGTTCTACTTTCTAAGTGTGGGAAGCAATGATTTCTTCGATCAATTTCGTTTCAATTACAATATATCTACACCTGAACTTGTCGCTGATCTCAGCGATACTTTTACCATTCACTTACAG AATTTATATAATCTAGGTGCAAGGAAATTTGGAATTTGTGGGATTCCGAGGATTGGATGTCTTCCGGGTATACGTGCTGCAACTCCTGGCGGTGCCTGTAACGAGACACTTAATGGTTAtgctcaaatatttttcaacacAACACTCAGCTTGCTGCAAGATTTCAGCTCAGCAAATCCAGGAATGAACTTTTCACTTGGAAATTATTTCTTGATGACCACGGGTGTTATTGATAATCCAGTTGCATCAG GTTTTGTTGAAGTTGAAGCAGCATGCTGTGGTACGGGACCTTACAGAGGAGGGTTTAAATGTACTGAAAATTCTGATCTTTGCAAAAAGCGCGATGAATACTTGTTCTGGGATTGGTTTCACCCAACCCAAAAAGCATCTGAAATGGCAGCTTTGTCTCTTCTTTATGCAACTGGGCAGGAATTTGTGACACCCATCAACTTCACTACATTGGCAAATATTCAACACTAA
- the LOC107009298 gene encoding F-box protein SKIP23 — MEQQTVGSGRYVPWSDLPKELAERIGSCLDTQIDVLRFRSVCTTWRSSLATFKTVPHFPVEIPYPLDDRNIYKGRPGYYLIESTVYIFQPLDGDSIDSPCKGWLIQVIKTADGKLKVLNPLTGREIQNHMPKVLNLLDFRVSEVCKSYHVQYYIPSKPLFSDYDVGYVRKILLLRNYNGGSEKDSFSLMAIDRDNRLCYLNSGNDKWTKLKNSSSYIDDIIVYKGNFHAVDRYGETMKFDSSFSETTVASRFYGETTKIDSSFDEEVASRLSGGKKKKRLVESGGQLFLVDKSSDFGKDASHEIKIYRLDEKQYEWIEVHTLGDRIFFAVSDCCFSVSSRDFGDKYGRGNCLYYAKGSMYFDDEDSDDDFGMCGCCCPLDDDVVGGDEISYPISNYGDSTSISNGDHRMNASTSKSGGVREEVVVDRYKGVFDDNTYVFTIEDGKLGSLLSSLDYAEILWPPPSWLNGEDEPHPHDHEIAESLLSIHKQG; from the exons ATGGAGCAGCAAACTGTGGGCAGTGGAAGGTACGTTCCATGGTCTGATCTTCCGAAAGAACTCGCCGAGAGGATCGGTAGTTGCCTGGACACTCAAATTGACGTTCTTCGCTTCCGTTCAGTCTGCACAACATGGCGTTCATCGCTTGCTACTTTCAAAACAGTTCCTCATTTTCCTGTTGAAATCCCCTACCCTCTCGATGACCGTAACATTTATAAAGGAAGGCCTGGTTACTATCTCATCGAAAGCACTGTTTACATTTTTCAACCACTTGACGGAGATTCAATTGATTCGCCTTGTAAAGGATGGTTGATCCAGGTTATAAAAACAGCAGATGGAAAATTGAAGGTTTTGAATCCACTGACAGGCAGGGAAATACAGAATCATATGCCTAAGGTATTGAATTTACTGGACTTTCGCGTTTCTGAGGTTTGCAAATCTTATCATGTGCAGTACTACATTCCGTCGAAACCTTTGTTCAGTGATTATGATGTAGGTTATGTTAGGAAAATTTTGCTTCTTAGGAACTACAATGGAGGGAGTGAGAAGGATAGTTTTTCTTTAATGGCTATTGATCGTGATAATCGGTTATGTTATTTGAACTCTGGAAATGACAAGTGGACTAAGTTAAAAAATTCCAGTTCTTACATTGatgatataattgtatataaggGGAATTTTCATGCTGTTGATCGATATGGTGAGACCATGAAATTTGATTCCTCGTTTAGTGAGACAACGGTGGCTTCCAGATTTTATGGTGAGACCACGAAAATTGATTCCTCGTTTGATGAGGAGGTGGCTTCCAGATTATCCGGTGGTAAGAAGAAGAAACGACTGGTGGAATCAGGAGGGCAGTTGTTTTTGGTTGATAAAAGTTCAGATTTCGGTAAGGATGCCAGccatgaaattaaaatttaccgATTGGATGAAAAACAATATGAGTGGATTGAAGTGCATACTTTGGGTGATCGAATTTTCTTTGCTGTTAGTGACTGTTGCTTCTCTGTTTCATCGCGTGATTTTGGTGATAAGTACGGTAGAGGAAACTGCCTTTACTATGCAAAGGGGTCGATGTATTTTGACGATGAAGACAGTGACGATGATTTTGGTATGTGTGGTTGTTGTTGTCctcttgatgatgatgttgttggTGGTGATGAGATTAGCTACCCTATTAGCAATTATGGTGACAGCACCAGTATTAGCAATGGTGATCACAGGATGAATGCTTCTACTAGCAAATCAGGTGGTGTTAGAGAGGAAGTAGTGGTAGATAGATACAAAGGAGTATTTGATGATAACACCTATGTATTTACCATAGAAGATGGTAAACTTGGATCGCTGTTATCATCCCTTGATTATGCAGAAATTTTATGGCCACCACCATCTTGGCTTAACGGTGAGGATGAGCCTCATCCACATGATCAT GAAATTGCAGAGTCGTTATTATCTATACATAAACAAGGATGA
- the LOC107008884 gene encoding UPF0548 protein At2g17695 isoform X1: MPRTCYSLRSNLFVLSCFLIRLQEILDRYIVLGHSTSGSFNYDKRFRGTTEKPAPLLKQDSELAKDGFSVNCARVLVGSGRETFEKGKAALQNWSRHFGLNWAFVDPKAQIQSGTKFCVCVKEFFPWLMMPLQVVYVSENKNSKKGASFSFGSGTLQGHLLAGEERFSIALDENDLVWYEILSFSKPAHLLSLFGYPYVLLRQKYFAHQSGSAVKKHLSA; encoded by the exons ATGCCCAGAACTTGTTACTCGCTTCGTTccaatttatttgtcttatctTGCTTTTTAATCCGTTTACAAGAGATTCTAGACCGCTACATCGTTTTGGGACATTCTAC GTCTGGTTCCTTTAACTATGATAAAAGATTTAGAGGAACTACTGAGAAACCTGCTCCTCTACTTAAGCAAGACAGTGAGCTTGCAAAGGATGGTTTCTCTGTTAATTGTGCTCGTGTATTAGTCGGTTCAGGCCGTGAGACTTTTGAAAAGGGAAAAGCTGCTCTTCAAAATTGGAG CAGGCATTTTGGATTGAATTGGGCGTTTGTTGATCCAAAAGCTCAAATTCAAAGTGGGACAAAGTTCTGTGTTTGTGTGAAGGAGTTCTTCCCGTGGCTTATGATGCCTCTACAGGTTGTTTATGTCAGCGAGAACAAGAACTCGAAAAAGGGGGCTTCGTTTAGTTTTGGCAGTGGAACTCTGCAAGGACATTTGCTG GCTGGTGAAGAACGTTTTTCAATAGCATTGGACGAAAATGATCTAGTTTGGTACGAGATACTTTCCTTCTCGAAGCCTGCACATCTGCTGTCACTCTTTGGATACCCTTACGTTCTTCTAAGGCAAAAATACTTTGCTCATCAATCAGGTAGTGCGGTGAAGAAACATTTATCTGCTTAA
- the LOC107008884 gene encoding UPF0548 protein At2g17695 isoform X2: MPRTCYSLRSNLFVLSCFLIRLQEILDRYIVLGHSTSGSFNYDKRFRGTTEKPAPLLKQDSELAKDGFSVNCARVLVGSGRETFEKGKAALQNWRHFGLNWAFVDPKAQIQSGTKFCVCVKEFFPWLMMPLQVVYVSENKNSKKGASFSFGSGTLQGHLLAGEERFSIALDENDLVWYEILSFSKPAHLLSLFGYPYVLLRQKYFAHQSGSAVKKHLSA; encoded by the exons ATGCCCAGAACTTGTTACTCGCTTCGTTccaatttatttgtcttatctTGCTTTTTAATCCGTTTACAAGAGATTCTAGACCGCTACATCGTTTTGGGACATTCTAC GTCTGGTTCCTTTAACTATGATAAAAGATTTAGAGGAACTACTGAGAAACCTGCTCCTCTACTTAAGCAAGACAGTGAGCTTGCAAAGGATGGTTTCTCTGTTAATTGTGCTCGTGTATTAGTCGGTTCAGGCCGTGAGACTTTTGAAAAGGGAAAAGCTGCTCTTCAAAATTGGAG GCATTTTGGATTGAATTGGGCGTTTGTTGATCCAAAAGCTCAAATTCAAAGTGGGACAAAGTTCTGTGTTTGTGTGAAGGAGTTCTTCCCGTGGCTTATGATGCCTCTACAGGTTGTTTATGTCAGCGAGAACAAGAACTCGAAAAAGGGGGCTTCGTTTAGTTTTGGCAGTGGAACTCTGCAAGGACATTTGCTG GCTGGTGAAGAACGTTTTTCAATAGCATTGGACGAAAATGATCTAGTTTGGTACGAGATACTTTCCTTCTCGAAGCCTGCACATCTGCTGTCACTCTTTGGATACCCTTACGTTCTTCTAAGGCAAAAATACTTTGCTCATCAATCAGGTAGTGCGGTGAAGAAACATTTATCTGCTTAA
- the LOC107008884 gene encoding UPF0548 protein At2g17695 isoform X3, which produces MVFLSWTRPSPEEQKACINKSGSFNYDKRFRGTTEKPAPLLKQDSELAKDGFSVNCARVLVGSGRETFEKGKAALQNWSRHFGLNWAFVDPKAQIQSGTKFCVCVKEFFPWLMMPLQVVYVSENKNSKKGASFSFGSGTLQGHLLAGEERFSIALDENDLVWYEILSFSKPAHLLSLFGYPYVLLRQKYFAHQSGSAVKKHLSA; this is translated from the exons ATGGTATTTCTTAGCTGGACGCGTCCATCTCCTGAAGAGCAGAAAGCATGTATCAACAA GTCTGGTTCCTTTAACTATGATAAAAGATTTAGAGGAACTACTGAGAAACCTGCTCCTCTACTTAAGCAAGACAGTGAGCTTGCAAAGGATGGTTTCTCTGTTAATTGTGCTCGTGTATTAGTCGGTTCAGGCCGTGAGACTTTTGAAAAGGGAAAAGCTGCTCTTCAAAATTGGAG CAGGCATTTTGGATTGAATTGGGCGTTTGTTGATCCAAAAGCTCAAATTCAAAGTGGGACAAAGTTCTGTGTTTGTGTGAAGGAGTTCTTCCCGTGGCTTATGATGCCTCTACAGGTTGTTTATGTCAGCGAGAACAAGAACTCGAAAAAGGGGGCTTCGTTTAGTTTTGGCAGTGGAACTCTGCAAGGACATTTGCTG GCTGGTGAAGAACGTTTTTCAATAGCATTGGACGAAAATGATCTAGTTTGGTACGAGATACTTTCCTTCTCGAAGCCTGCACATCTGCTGTCACTCTTTGGATACCCTTACGTTCTTCTAAGGCAAAAATACTTTGCTCATCAATCAGGTAGTGCGGTGAAGAAACATTTATCTGCTTAA
- the LOC107008884 gene encoding UPF0548 protein At2g17695 isoform X4 has product MVFLSWTRPSPEEQKACINKSGSFNYDKRFRGTTEKPAPLLKQDSELAKDGFSVNCARVLVGSGRETFEKGKAALQNWRHFGLNWAFVDPKAQIQSGTKFCVCVKEFFPWLMMPLQVVYVSENKNSKKGASFSFGSGTLQGHLLAGEERFSIALDENDLVWYEILSFSKPAHLLSLFGYPYVLLRQKYFAHQSGSAVKKHLSA; this is encoded by the exons ATGGTATTTCTTAGCTGGACGCGTCCATCTCCTGAAGAGCAGAAAGCATGTATCAACAA GTCTGGTTCCTTTAACTATGATAAAAGATTTAGAGGAACTACTGAGAAACCTGCTCCTCTACTTAAGCAAGACAGTGAGCTTGCAAAGGATGGTTTCTCTGTTAATTGTGCTCGTGTATTAGTCGGTTCAGGCCGTGAGACTTTTGAAAAGGGAAAAGCTGCTCTTCAAAATTGGAG GCATTTTGGATTGAATTGGGCGTTTGTTGATCCAAAAGCTCAAATTCAAAGTGGGACAAAGTTCTGTGTTTGTGTGAAGGAGTTCTTCCCGTGGCTTATGATGCCTCTACAGGTTGTTTATGTCAGCGAGAACAAGAACTCGAAAAAGGGGGCTTCGTTTAGTTTTGGCAGTGGAACTCTGCAAGGACATTTGCTG GCTGGTGAAGAACGTTTTTCAATAGCATTGGACGAAAATGATCTAGTTTGGTACGAGATACTTTCCTTCTCGAAGCCTGCACATCTGCTGTCACTCTTTGGATACCCTTACGTTCTTCTAAGGCAAAAATACTTTGCTCATCAATCAGGTAGTGCGGTGAAGAAACATTTATCTGCTTAA
- the LOC107009515 gene encoding F-box protein SKIP23-like: protein MKMKEKKMKKLYSWPIWADLPEELLVKISKCLKYSFQVGHFRAVCTSWRSAVPLFPLHKRLSIVPKYIGSKKPQSKCMNRLVFRLDLQQLPPSSPSPTSYLIAVAEQFNGDGQSQLHLLNPVTGSPIPISSNLLFPREINLNKFRVSILHKSSLMFHPHTNRYLIGKVVYLSTLRQSSDGRIPKAAAVLGSGKVSLFTINTRERVILNYLIDSLVRDHNLKKPFYHDVVKYKEKWFAIDQYGRGVMVDSYSKVSLVTNPLFHPNRNGYFRKHRSYLVKSSGDADLFLVDRYLDKLSEQTNYAEQHAATSDDDAKQPDYDMAVRFRVYKFEEEEHYWKEVTNLNDQVIFVGDDASYWSYCVSAKDFPGCRGNLIYFIDQFRKAGDGDLHDFWDALKHENDYSLGGFDMENAFIGPMACFPGYTDFFWPPPSWLS from the coding sequence ATGAAGATGaaagagaagaagatgaagaagctGTATTCTTGGCCCATATGGGCTGATCTTCCTGAAGAACTACTTGTTAAGATCAGCAAGTGCCTCAAATATTCATTTCAAGTTGGTCATTTTCGTGCTGTTTGTACCTCTTGGAGATCCGCAGTTCCATTATTTCCCCTTCATAAAAGACTCTCAATTGTCCCTAAATACATTGGCAGTAAAAAGCCTCAAAGTAAATGCATGAATAGGTTAGTTTTCCGGCTTGATCTTCAACAACTTCCACCTTCATCACCGTCACCCACCAGTTATTTGATAGCTGTGGCGGAACAATTCAACGGAGACGGCCAAAGCCAACTCCACCTATTGAACCCTGTCACTGGAAGTCCTATTCCTATCTCCTCAAACTTGTTGTTTCCAAGAGAGATTAATTTGAACAAATTTCGCGTTTCTATACTGCATAAATCTTCCTTGATGTTTCATCCACACACAAATCGCTATCTTATTGGTAAAGTTGTTTATCTTTCCACCCTCCGACAATCCTCTGACGGACGTATTCCGAAAGCAGCTGCTGTTCTTGGAAGTGGAAAAGTGTCTTTGTTTACAATTAATACAAGAGAGAGAGTtatcttaaattatttgatagATAGTCTTGTTAGAGACCATAACCTGAAAAAGCCTTTTTATCATGATGTGGTGAAGTATAAGGagaaatggtttgctattgatCAATATGGGCGAGGAGTTATGGTGGATTCTTATTCCAAAGTGAGTCTAGTTACAAATCCTCTGTTTCATCCAAACAGGAACGGTTACTTTCGTAAGCACCGATCATACTTGGTGAAATCTTCAGGGGATGCAGATCTATTTCTAGTGGACAGGTACTTGGACAAACTATCTGAGCAAACAAATTACGCTGAACAACATGCTGCAACCTCTGATGATGATGCAAAGCAACCAGATTACGATATGGCAGTTAGATTCAGAGTGTATAAATTTGAGGAAGAGGAACATTATTGGAAGGAAGTTACAAACTTGAATGACCAAGTCATATTTGTTGGAGATGATGCATCGTATTGGTCCTACTGTGTGTCTGCTAAAGATTTTCCAGGGTGCAGAGGAAATTTAATTTACTTCATAGATCAATTCAGGAAAGCTGGGGATGGAGATCTCCATGATTTTTGGGATGCGCTAAAACATGAAAATGACTATTCACTTGGGGGATTTGACATGGAGAACGCGTTTATTGGGCCAATGGCATGTTTCCCCGGTTACACTGATTTTTTCTGGCCACCTCCTAGCTGGCTCAGCTGA